From Argopecten irradians isolate NY chromosome 12, Ai_NY, whole genome shotgun sequence, one genomic window encodes:
- the LOC138336903 gene encoding uncharacterized protein: protein MRRTALLVQASLTVSLVFVTYSVVKNHFDAKPSTVRRSNIVTIGTGVKGGDTRRIVRKTCSSNHSYVDFGTSLTQQQLERVDQCIINFINDGNEGLRHAKADRNIRYRSHTYLNNNSFIIEAGGHRGVDVSEFNERFHPGVYVVLEPVLEFYEILKEKFKDSPNIVVHNFGVDVKSSTFLVNQGNDGISIYKKQKGTVKLQVIAVSEFLQKLKISESRKVDLLTLNCEGCEYAFLDYLISTDYINLFRNIQFQSHRAPDICHPVKRYCWYQELLSETHKIVFQHKFWWESWMQK, encoded by the coding sequence ATGCGGAGAACTGCGTTACTGGTACAGGCTTCTCTGACGGTTTCTCTTGTGTTCGTGACATATAGTGTAGTGAAGAACCACTTTGATGCCAAACCATCTACTGTCCGCAGGTCTAATATAGTAACCATCGGAACAGGCGTCAAAGGCGGTGATACACGCAGGATTGTCAGAAAAACCTGCTCCAGTAACCATAGTTACGTAGATTTCGGCACTTCTTTAACCCAACAACAGTTGGAGAGAGTTGATCAATGTATCATCAACTTTATCAACGACGGGAATGAAGGTTTACGACATGCCAAAGCCGACAGGAATATAAGATACAGAAGTCATAcctatttaaacaataacagtTTTATTATCGAAGCCGGTGGCCATCGAGGAGTGGATGTAAGCGAGTTTAACGAGCGATTTCATCCAGGAGTATATGTCGTTCTAGAACCTGTTCTAGAGTTCTACGAGATATTGAAAGAGAAATTTAAGGATTCGCCCAATATCGTTGTGCATAACTTTGGTGTCGATGTAAAGAGCAGCACTTTCCTAGTGAATCAAGGAAACGATGGTATATCGAtctacaaaaaacaaaaaggtACTGTTAAGCTCCAGGTTATAGCGGTTTCCGAATTTCTTCAGAAACTAAAGATTTCAGAAAGCAGGAAAGTTGACCTCCTGACGCTGAACTGTGAAGGGTGTGAATATGCTTTTCTGGATTACCTGATTTCTACTGACTATATTAACCTGTTTCGAAACATTCAGTTTCAGTCCCATAGAGCGCCTGATATTTGCCATCCTGTTAAACGTTATTGTTGGTATCAAGAACTTTTATCCGAAACCCACAAAATCGTCTTCCAGCACAAATTTTGGTGGGAAAGTTGGATGCAGAAGTAA
- the LOC138336287 gene encoding protein phosphatase 1J-like, whose amino-acid sequence MWGRVQVLVGNVVGKIVPKSNNTEEPNKAHKYLYERPQFLKLGQKQQQEVKSTNSRTIVTAGENLPRRAGYAEVINGGKSSLNEDQGAAEQFYLGYKPTKLPSEQPTMAMTEIVGDGTDMVPVTYFGIFDGHAGADAALFASKILHKHIEDKLNCVWEVINQKRFPCKKEAERLHLGNLSSISIDDLITGILEEAFVELDDQILRERLTYTIRGGCAAIVAMFIFGKVYVANAGDCRAVLCAGEKVIPLSRDHTPYAERERLTNLGDAKPELLHGEFTCTEYTRRIFREDMGKRVLYRSPHMTGWAYKVADYDALRFPLVTRTGKKSRLMETIGVARGFGDHDLRVFDSEIYVKPFLTSMPEVEIYDTKTGELGENCVIVMASDGLWDVISNTEAAAIVNQTLSSYNSTDYKRYAAAAQELVTQARGFHTGQGWRKKNSEDQASFDDITVFVIPLHD is encoded by the exons ATGTGGGGGAGGGTACAGGTATTGGTGGGGAATGTTGTCGGAAAGATCGTCCCAAAGAGCAACAACACAGAGGAGCCAAATAAAGCACACAAGTATCTGTACGAGAGGCCACAGTTCCTCAAGTTAGGGCAGAAACAACAACAGGAAGTGAAAAGTACAAATTCCCGGACTATTGTCACTGCCGGAGAGAATCTACCCAGACGAGCTGGGTATGCAGA gGTTATCAACGGAGGTAAAAGTTCTTTAAATGAGGACCAGGGAGCAGCAGAGCAGTTCTACCTGGGGTACAAACCCACTAAGTTACCCTCAGAACAACCCACCATGGCCATGACAGAAATTGTAGGGGATGGAACG GATATGGTACCTGTGACCTACTTTGGGATATTTGACGGCCATGCTGGTGCTGATGCTGCTTTATTTGCATCCAAAATCCTGCACAAGCACATTGAG GACAAACTTAACTGTGTGTGGGAGGTGATCAATCAGAAGCGGTTCCCATGTAAAAAGGAAGCCGAGCGTCTCCACCTGGGCAACTTAAGTAGCATATCCATAGATGATCTCATCACAGGCATTCTAGAGGAGGCGTTTGTTGAACTG GATGACCAGATTCTACGAGAACGCCTCACCTACACTATACGAGGGGGATGCGCAGCCATCGTAGCCATGTTCATATTTGGGAAGGTGTATGTAGCTAACGCAGGTGATTGCAG AGCAGTGTTATGTGCCGGAGAGAAGGTGATCCCATTGTCTCGTGACCACACACCATACGCTGAGAGGGAGCGACTAACCAACTTA GGAGATGCCAAACCAGAATTACTACATGGAGAATTCACATGTACCGAGTACACACGTAGGATATTCCGCGAGGATATGGGAAAGAGGGTTCTCTACAGATCACCACACATGACAGGATG GGCTTATAAAGTGGCTGACTATGATGCTCTGAGGTTTCCTCTGGTCACAAGGACAGGGAAAAAG TCCCGCCTGATGGAAACTATAGGAGTGGCTCGAGGATTTGGCGACCATGACCTGAGAGTTTTTGATTCAGAAATATATGTGAAACCTTTCCTGACATCAATGCCAGAG GTTGAGATCTATGATACTAAGACAGGAGAGCTCGGGGAGAACTGTGTCATCGTCATGGCGTCGGACGGACTGTGGGATGTTATATCTAACACAGAGGCTGCAGCCATCGTCAACCAAACTCTTTCCAGCTATAATTCAACTGACTACAAAAG ATACGCTGCTGCAGCACAGGAACTAGTAACACAGGCCCGTGGGTTCCATACGGGACAAGGATGGAGAAAGAAAAATTCTGAGGACCAGGCATCGTTTGACGACATCACAGTTTTTGTCATTCCTTTACATGACTGA